In the Gasterosteus aculeatus chromosome X, fGasAcu3.hap1.1, whole genome shotgun sequence genome, one interval contains:
- the fkbp4 gene encoding peptidyl-prolyl cis-trans isomerase FKBP4, whose product MTAEEQTSEGQHAIPMEGEDITPKKDGGVLKLVKREGTGADLPMTGDKVFVHYVGTLLDGSPFDSSRDRGEKFSFELGKGQVIKAWDIGVASMKVGELSQLICKPEYAYGSAGSPPKIPPHATLVFEVELYEFRGEDITEDEDGGIVRRMITKGQGYSKPNEGASVDVTVVGSCEGRVFDERELKFELGDGEGLGFPVGVEKAIMAMEQEEEALFYMKPKYGFGNEGSAKYNIPGGATLQYKIKLTAFEKAKESWEMNTAEKLEQSRIVKDKGTQYFKEGKYKQASVQYKRIVSWLEHESGLSEEDQEKATALQLAAHLNLAMCFLKLHEPNQVLENCDKALGLQASNEKALFRRGEALFGMKEYDRARDDFHRVVQLYPANKAAKSQVSLCQKRIKEQHEKDKRIYANMFQKFADRDSKKEADNVKSDGKTSGDDGMEVENGEKEVASDSKA is encoded by the exons ATGACTGCAGAGGAGCAGACGAGTGAAGGACAGCACGCCATCCcgatggagggggaggacatCACGCCGAAGAAGGACGGCGGCGTGTTAAAG CTGGTGAAAAGGGAAGGAACAGGCGCGGATCTGCCCATGACCGGCGACAAGGTCTTCGTGCATTACGTGGGCACGCTTCTGGATGGCTCTCCGTTTGACTCGAGCAGAGACCGGGGAGAGAAGTTCTCCTTTGAGTTGGGCAAAG gtcAAGTGATAAAGGCATGGGACATCGGCGTAGCCTCCATGAAAGTGGGGGAGCTGAGCCAACTCATCTGTAAGCCCGAGTACGCTTATGGATCTGCAGGCAGTCCCCCCAAAATACCCCCCCATGCCACACTAGTTTTTGAG GTGGAACTGTATGAATTTCGAGGCGAGGACATAACGGAGGATGAGGACGGTGGGATCGTCCGTCGCATGATCACTAAAGGGCAGGGATATTCCAAGCCTAATGAAGGCGCTTCTGTTGACG TAACTGTTGTGGGTTCCTGCGAGGGACGAGTGTTTGATGAGAGAGAGCTGAAGTTTGAGCTCGGCGATGGCGAGGGCCTGGGCTTCCCGGTCGGCGTTGAGAAGGCGATCATGGCtatggagcaggaagaggaggccctCTTCTATATGAAGCCCAA ATATGGCTTTGGGAATGAAGGCAGTGCCAAGTACAACATTCCTGGCGGAGCAACACTCCAATACAAAATCAAGCTGACGGCTTTTGAGAAG gCTAAGGAATCGTGGGAGATGAACACTGCCGAGAAGCTGGAGCAGAGCCGCATTGTCAAAGACAAGGGAACCCAGTATTTTAAG GAGGGAAAGTACAAGCAGGCGTCGGTGCAGTACAAAAGGATCGTGTCGTGGCTGGAACACGAATCTGGGTTGTCCGAGGAAGACCAAGAGAAGGCAACCGCCTTGCAATTGGCCGCACACCTGAATTTGGCCATGTGCTTCCTCAAACTACACGAGCCGAATCAAGTCCTAGAAAATTGTGACAAG GCTCTGGGGTTGCAAGCATCTAATGAGAAGGCTTTGTTCCGAAGGGGAGAGGCACTGTTTGGTATGAAGGAGTACGACAGAGCGAGAGATGACTTCCATCGGGTGGTTCAACTCTATCCTGCCAACAAGGCTGCCAAGAGTCAG GTGAGTCTCTGTCAGAAACGTATCAAGGAGCAGCATGAGAAGGACAAACGCATCTATGCCAACATGTTCCAGAAGTTCGCAGATAGGGATTCAAAG AAAGAAGCAGACAATGTGAAGAGCGATGGCAAGACGAGCGGCGATGACGGCATGGAAGTTGAGAACGGAGAAAAGGAAGTTGCCAGTGACTCAAAGGCGTAG
- the b4galnt3b gene encoding beta-1,4-N-acetylgalactosaminyltransferase 3, which produces MIAAFFPTKILVRNRKHLAFAALLTLGAVAVYQQMVAAKAWSNNASMNPSGSSWRGAVFNQTVRSHPGPDSEENSAVGRSGYTPHPWKPEYTGRANLHVFEDWCGSSTADLRKNPHYPLYPHSRTTVQKLAIFPQWTDYGIRIFGYLHPYTDGEFLFALSSDDNSEFWLSTDDYPLNLQLLVWVGKTGTEWSAPGEFEKYASQTSKPVRLSAQKKYFFEVIHKQNGKGTDHVEVAWQLLDQGLRYKVIGSNDISLYVDESALLMSDVAHIPQTAASLQHIPSKQPTGAADMLREDPRDTLYQVPLLNSAFVEDVLPNCFYKPSYTFKDFPLLRYQGLQSVHLSYVYPSDYTRLSHVETEDSCFYPKNLQYTKRFRFSRYMRLDLPNVQDISNKRQKVKNKLDREQHKGNESPAVASEQLDKQHHLQKDPKVNRNQSQRLKDSRLKPLESDSPRPENNTVAKGERVVSKQMGLQPTTAMHFTPPKRAVGRPLSRRNQGGTYNSKVRNRAKVRKKRSPVVEKRIHRTGTDVNWNQTFQISYLKHQAHRSDRIDLRCNVTGNLLLQSSGALTVVKAFMRQLNNKHHGQFTLVRVVNVMKRVDVVQGGRYLLELVLKDVNGQLRRLSRYVYYPISHGRQNGQDARIQRPETQPKLCNPVGFRWNPHATVHFVVPVKNQARWVQQLIVDMEQLSRETGDSNFNLIISDYSSTDMDVKQALQKSSLVRYQYVRLSGNFERAAGLQAGVDLINDDHSIVFLCDLHVNFPPFIIDTIRKHCIEGYMAFAPIVLRLGCGVTRLEAKGFWEVNGFGLLGIYKSDLDAVGGMNTEEFRDRWGGEDWELLDRIVNGGLEVERFYLRNFFHHFHSKRGMWRQTSPSHM; this is translated from the exons ATGATCGCGGCATTTTTTCCCACGAAGATTTTGGTGCGCAATCGCAAACATCTCGCGTTCGCCGCTCTCCTGACGCTCGGGGCCGTGGCCGTCTACCAGCAGATGGTCGCTGCGAAAGCGTGGAGCAACAATGCGA GTATGAATCCCAGCGGGAGCAGCTGGAGGGGAGCCGTGTTTAACCAAACG gtcagaAGTCACCCTGGACCAGACTCCGAGGAGAACTCAGCTGTTGGGAGGTCCGGCTACACTCCACATCCCTGGAAAccagag TACACGGGACGGGCTAATCTGCACGTCTTTGAGGACTGGTGTGGCAGTTCTACAGCTGACCTCCGCAAGAACCCGCACTACCCTCTGTATCCTCAT TCCAGGACTACGGTGCAGAAGTTGGCCATCTTTCCTCAGTGGACCGACTACGGAATCCGGATATTTGGTTATCTGCATCCATATACTGATG GAGAGTTTCTGTTTGCTTTGAGCTCTGATGACAACTCTGAGTTTTGGCTCAGCACAGATGACTATCCGCTGAACTTGCAGCTGTTGGTATGGGTTGGGAAA ACCGGCACAGAATGGTCAGCCCCGGGCGAGTTTGAGAAGTATGCCAGTCAGACCTCCAAACCGGTTCG GCTGTCTGCTCAGAAGAAGTACTTTTTTGAAGTTATCCACAAGCAAAACGGGAAAGGGACCGATCACGTGGAAGTGGCA TGGCAGCTCTTGGACCAAGGCCTTAGGTACAAGGTTATTGGATCCAATGACATCTCCCTCTATGTTG ACGAGTCTGCCTTGCTGATGAGTGACGTGGCCCACATACCACAGACGGCTGCAAGTCTCCAGCACATCCCCTCAAAACAGCCGACCGGTGCTGCAGACATGCTGAGGGAAGACCCGCGAGACACTCTGTACCAAG tgcCTTTGTTAAACAGCGCGTTTGTAGAAGATGTCCTTCCTAACTGCTTTTACAAACCCAGCTACACATTCAAAGACTTTCCTCTCCTGCGGTACCAAGGACTGCAgagt GTGCACTTGTCCTACGTCTACCCCAGCGACTACACCAGACTCTCACACGTTGAGACAGAAGACAGCTGCTTCTACCCCAAGAATCTGCAGTACACCAAGAG GTTCAGATTTTCTAGATACATGAGACTAGACCTTCCCAATGTGCAGGACATAtccaacaaaagacaaaaagtaaaaaataaattggaCAGGGAGCAGCATAAAGGAAATGAATCGCCAGCAGTCGCGTCTGAGCAGCTCGATAAACAACATCATCTGCAGAAGGATCCTAAAGTGAACCGTAATCAATCCCAGAGACTGAAAGACTCAAGGCTTAAGCCCTTAGAAAGTGATTCTCCTCGGCCTGAAAACAACACCGTGGCCAAAGGGGAGAGGGTTGTATCTAAGCAAATGGGCCTCCAGCCAACCACCGCCATGCATTTTACCCCTCCCAAGAGAGCCGTCGGCCGCCCTTTATCAAGGCGAAATCAGGGGGGCACATATAACAGTAAAGTGAGAAATAGGGcgaaagtgagaaaaaaaaggtctccAGTTGTAGAAAAGAGAATCCACAGAACTGGCACTGATGTCAACTGGAACCAGACCTTCCAGATCAGCTACCTGAAGCACCAGGCGCATCGATCGGACCGGATCGACCTGCGCTGCAACGTCACAGGGAACCTGCTTCTCCAGTCCAGTGGTGCTCTGACCGTGGTCAAAGCTTTCATGCGACAGCTGAACAACAAGCACCACGG ACAATTTACGTTGGTGCGCGTTGTTAACGTGATGAAGCGCGTGGACGTGGTCCAGGGAGGCCGCTACCTTCTGGAGCTGGTGCTGAAGGACGTGAACGGCCAGCTGCGCCGCCTGTCGCGCTACGTCTACTATCCGATTAGCCACGGCAGGCAAAACGGCCAGGACGCACGTATCCAACGACCGGAAACTCAGCCCAAGCTTTGTAACCCGGTGGGCTTCCGGTGGAATCCCCACGCCACCGTTCACTTCGTAGTACCCG TAAAAAACCAGGCTCGCTGGGTGCAGCAGCTGATTGTGGACATGGAGCAATTGTCCAGAGAAACCGGTGACTCCAACTTCAATCTCATCATCAGTGATTACAGCAGCACGGACATGGACGTGAAGCAGGCTCTGCAGAAATCCTCACTCGTcag GTACCAGTATGTGAGGCTGAGTGGAAACTTTGAGCGTGCGGCTGGTCTCCAAGCAGGTGTTGACCTTATAAAT GATGACCACAGCATTGTGTTTCTTTGCGACCTCCACGTCAACTTCCCTCCCTTCATCATCGACACcatcaggaaacactgcattGAGGGATACATGGCCTTTGCTCCAATAGTCCTGAGACTGGGATGCGGGGTTACGCGATTAGAAGCCAAAG GTTTTTGGGAGGTCAATGGCTTCGGCCTGCTGGGGATTTATAAGTCAGATTTGGATGCTGTTGGAGGAATGAACACAGAGGAATTCAGAGACCGCTGGGGCGGAGAAGACTGGGAGCTCCTCGACAG gatCGTGAACGGCGGGTTGGAGGTGGAGAGGTTCTACTTGAGGAACTTTTTCCATCACTTTCACTCCAAACGTGGCATGTGGAGGCAAACGTCGCCCAGCCACATGTGA